A region of the Enoplosus armatus isolate fEnoArm2 chromosome 8, fEnoArm2.hap1, whole genome shotgun sequence genome:
atactgtttttttttctaagtgaCTGTTCTTTTAAACCAATCAGAAAGCAGAGAAATACACCATCATAGTGGAGGCCAAAGACcgtggaaaaagaaaacagttctccagctccagcaccaTCGTAATCAACATAGAGGATGGAAATAACCACCCTCCTAAGATCACAGGCCTAACAGTGAGCAATTACTTCTTTCAATTACCTCGAGGAAGGAAATGACAGCTGCCTATAATACAATAGTCTTTTTTCATTATAAGAGTacaatttcccccggggatcaataaagtatttctgattctgatatttctgattctgataaaagtttcatttatttttttactccagGGTCCAGGGAGAGTGAAAGAAGGCAAGGAAAATGTTCTTGTTTCACGTCTGCAAGTTACAGACAAAGACACCAAGGGTACAGCGGCCTGGAGAGCGAAATATCAAATCCAaggagacacaaacaacaacttcaGAATCACTACTGATCCTGAGACAAACGAGGGACTACTGTATGTGGAAAAGGTATTTTGTCTGTGATCCAACGTATATTGATCTTATCAAGCTGAAGACACTTtcgatcacacacacaatggactTGAATTCCTGAGTATGCTGTTGTACCCACAGATGCCCTTGGTTTATGTCCGTCCTTCAGATATCATGCAGtattaaagaggacctattatgcttttccttattttctgtcatatacacagtgttacaatgttggatgttcctattaaacgttaccaaagttgccaaataatgaggaaaacttCTGCAAAaataatccctgtgagccaaaagctcagtcttcagactgctcagaacAGGATCTATCGTTGTCTATcttacttcttgtctcatttgtggtctgataaacagtaagttcatcaaattcagtgccgcatatctctattttccaagctaagttatTGTTGCTGTCATGCGGTCGACTACATCAGCTCGAGTATGAAGCCGTGCGCTGTGCCCCTCAAGGGCTGCAGgaagctggccaatcagaagaaagtgggtttttagggaggcgggccttgaagagacaggagctcaaacggcttgtgtcagacgGAGGCtggactgaggggctgcatgaagggccagaataagatgaataacgacttatttgatctgtgaatcatgcaaagctactctagcaGTGTCCCGGAATAAagagagctggaaatgagcataatacctcctctttaataATATCTACACGCTGCACATCCACAACAACTATTCTCCACTGTACCTTTCTTTAAATCGTTCATGCAACCATTTCAACCTCTGGCTTTTCCTTCAGACATTAAAACATCCCTcgcaaaacaaacaatgtttttatgtaaagtaTGTTGGCCTCTTTGAGGAGATGAACTGCTCCAGCAGTGCTCACAAATGCTAAACAGAGTTTTAATGTGGTAATTCATACTATTCCTAGGCATTGAACTTTATGGCTCATAAAGACACATGTGATGTATGATGTGAAGTAACATTATGGCATGAATTTCAATATTTGTCTGCAAACCAACCTTCGAAAACAAGTATATTTAAGGATTTTACTTGTTTTACAGTATCTGGACTATGAGGAAAGGCCTGTGAAGAACTTGACTATCAGTGTAGAGAATGAGATCCCCTCTCACTCATGCCAGGTGGTGAGTCGCAGAGCCACTGGTCTTTGGGAAGTAGTCACCAAGAGTGGAGGTGCAACTGGGACACAGACACAAGGTTCGTCCACCCGAGTGACAGTTACTGTGGAGGATGTCAATGAGCCTCCAGTCTTTGCCAAACTTAACAAACAAGTCATGTTGGGTGAGAATGTCGAGCAGGGATGGTATCTGGAGACTTTTACAGCTACAGACCCTGACATCACCAGTACAAACACGTTTGTGTAAGTCATGAAGATACTAGCTACATGTCCATCTTACACGACAACAACATATTACATTAGTATGTCAATAGAGAACTTGAAAATGTCTAACACAACACGTGTGTGTTTCAGATACATAAAAGGAGAGGATGCAGCTGATTGGGTTACAGTGGACCCAGTGACTGGAAGAATAACCACATCACAGACTGTAGACCGAGAGTCACCCTTTGTGAAAGACAATATCTATAAGGTCACAATATATGCTGTTGACAATGGTATGACCTGGAgttgtttttacattctgtTCATGTTATCAATCACAATTTTATCACATTACTGAAAATGTACAACATGTGTTTTTGGTCACCAGGTAAACCTCCAATGACAGGTACTGCAACCCTCTCCATCCATATTACTGATGAGAACGACAATGCTCCATCCCTGGCTGTGAGCACAATTGACATGTGCCAATCTGACGGACCCTCTCTGGCCAACATCACAGCCTTGGACTTGGATGAAGAGCCCTACGGTGGACCTTTCCGCTTCAAGCTCCTCGGAGAGAAGGGCAAGTGGAGGGTTTACCCTGAGCAAGGTGAGCTCTAGTTCTGAAAACCCGTAGACGTAGCCAAGATCGTACAAATAATGTCTATCAAATCAATGAATCTTGAGTCTTGAATATGAGTTTATTTTGGATGTACAGGGTTTTCAGCCAACCTGGTGAAAGAGAACACAGTTCATTCTGGACACTTTGAGTTGTTGCTGGAGGTGTCTGACTCTCAAGAAAAGACCGCTGTCCACAACCTGTCAGTTACTGTGTGCAACTGCTTAGACACAGCGAGGCCAAACTGTCGCTTGCGCAAAGCTACTGGCACCGCAGTAGGAGGAGGAGCATTTgggattattttttttgccatgctaCTGCTTGCAGGTGGGACACATGTCCAAAATACTTCATTGTGAATAAGATTGCCTTATtgccttattattattatttttgtaattatatatatatatatatatatatatatatatatatatatatatataacatttcacAATTAAACACAATCATAAAATGTACGTGacataaaatgattaaattgcCTCATTTAGGACACTGTATGATTGGATCTCTATGTGTGGTCTTTATATCCCAGGTGCACTACTTTTGGTTTTTCTGATGTCATGCAAGAAACAGAGCACAACGATAGCGATGCTAGATGAAGTTTCAGAACAACATCTGATGAAGTGCAACACTGAGATTCCGGGAACTGACTGCCAAGTAAATACTTCCATACGTGATTATTACTATAGGcttatacaaacacaaacacacacacacacacacacacacacacacacacatttgtttcagtttgttgtttttcattttcttgaagTTAAATTTAAAGTCTAaagttaagtaaaaaaaaaaaaaaaaaacactgttgtcaACCGGAAAGtaaagtcatttttcttttgtctgattcTTAAGAGGCATTCATCCTACAGCAGTAGTAGTGTACACACTAAAATAATGGCAATAAAACTGTGTAAAAACTGAAGGCTGTATTCAAATTTTCAACAGGTAGATTTTGAACCATTAAGCCCAGGACACAGTAAGACGGGGCAACAAATCCAAGTAATATCTCAAGTTCCAGCAGAAAAGCTGATGCAAGTAAGtgatgtaaaatatacattcatttaataACAAGCTTATAAAGCACACTTTTCTTGATCTGTTATGCATCATGACAAATGGgcattaattaaatgttttgaagtTACTTATGTTGTGGTCATGACTTTGAttgaaatggcttttttttgcagtcatttgctaaaaaaacaacagctgctgcagtgtcacAAGCCCATTCAGAGCTAGCCGTATCCAAAACTGAACAACAGCAAAGGAACTATTTGCATCAGGTACCagcaatgaattgatcctactaacaagtactgtctgtgcagccaaagcctgatatatcttgtTCGTCTCTGCCACAGAACTCCATCgttaataataaaaattcaACATTGCACTGggtgaacatgggcactgtagtttacttTGACCGGATCCCatatacaccatcctgctgctaaACACTTGCAGAAATAGTCTTCCAAATGTTCTATTTACTATTTTTCCCATGTTGTATAATGACTAATGGACACTAATTGAAATTATTTGGAAAGTGAGGTGTTGTGATGGCTTGAGATGttcttttccccccatttgACAACTGACTCAGTAAATGAAGCAACACAAGCCCGCTCAGAATGGCCCCAGTTCCAAAGGAAAATCTTAATGGACCAAATGTTTACAAATGAGAACTCCATGAGTCGGGtactgaaattattattattatggaatCTGAGTAATGCCACCTAGTTTAAAGAGGTAGATGTCAAGAATTTTACTGAgccatgacattttgcagtTCATTAAATTCTACCATATTTCAAATGTCGCtataatgtatatatagtattaACCAGTGAAATGCTTGATTTTCCAGTCCATGGGTGCATCATCAACCATGAGAACGAGCCATCAGGACAGAAACTCTATGCTCAGGGTACTGCAATCTACACTACTATGAGCACTTTTCCTGTGAaattttccattattttatttctttacatcCATAGATATAAGATGTTCTTTTCCCCGCAGTTGACTCAGTAAATGAAGCAACACAAGCCCACTCAGAATGCTgaaattattgttgttattattattattattgaatctGAGTAATGCTACCAAATTTAgccatgacattttgcagtTCATTAAATTCTACcatatttcaaatgttgctataatgtatatatagtattaACCAGTGAAATGCTTGATTTTCCAGTCCATAGGTGCATCATCAACCATGAGAACGAGCCATCAGGACAGAAACTCTTTCTACAGGGTACAACAATCTTCACTACTATGAGCACTTTTCCTGTGatattttccattattttatttctttacatcCATACATATAAGATGTTCTTTTCTCCGCAGTTGACTCAGTAAATGAAGCAACACAAGCCCACTCAGAATGCTgaaattattgttgttattattattattattgaatctGAGTAATGCTACCAAATTTAgccatgacattttgcagtTCATTAAATTCTACcatatttcaaatgttgctataatgtatatatagtattaACCAGTGAAATGCTTAATTTTCCAGTCCATGGGTGCATCATCAACCATGAGAACAAGCCATCAGGACAGAAACTCTTTCTACAGGGTACAACAATCTTCACTACTATGAGCACTTTTCCTGTGatattttccattattttatttctttacatcCATACATATAAGATGTTCTTTTCTCCGCAGTTGACTCAGTAAATGAAGCAACACAAGCCCACTCAGAGTGCTgaaattattgttgttattattattattattgaatctGAGTAATGCTACCAAGTTTAgccatgacattttgcagtTCATTAAATTCTACcatatttcaaatgttgctataatgtatatatagtattaACCAGTGAAATGCTTGATTTTCCAGTCCATGGGTGCATCATCAACCATGAGAACGAGCCATCAGGACAGAAACTCTATGCGCAGGGTACTGCAATCTACACTACTATGAGCACTTTTCCtgtgaaatgttattattttatttctttatatccATAGAGTTTAACTATGAAATGTTATGTTGGACTTCTGATGTTATATAAAACGACTGAAATCATACAACTACCTGTTTCTGATTTCCCAGATTGGGGTTTCAGCAGACAGTCAAGAAATTAGTGTCATCAAAAATGGAACTCTGCTCAAAGTACTAAATAcggtaatgaaaataatttcatcAATCCTATAAAGCTAGGATAATTGTTTCtttgaaaaaatacatattctccttttacccccccccccccatactcTAGATGCTGTACAGCCTGCAGGCACcaggagaggagcagctggaTTATGCTCCTCATGTGTATGCTGAGGAGGGGgacacacagaacatatatGACCTTGATGCCATCTCCATCTCTGATATTCCCTTTGACCCAGACTTGGACCTGGACCAGAAATTTAAGTTCAATACTCTGGCCTCACTCTGCATGCCTAGTGAAACCACTGCCTACAGCACAAAAACATCCTATGCAATGGAAAAACAGCAACTGATCCAAGTAGAAAGCCAAAACACTAAAATGAAAACTCAatcacatttgtaaaatatgcgtaattgtatttttgtgatgATCATTGTGTGTTCAAAGTCAGGCCCTAAAGTTAGGGTTGTGTCCTAAGGATGACATTGTTATGTTCATTTACCATTATAAGACAGGGGACTACATTCACAAAGAGTTAAAATGGCTTACACATAAATAACTGAATGTGAAACTGCACTGATTTTATCTGTAATAAATAACAAGCACAAGGAGACAACACGTCTCATAATGCAAACTGATTGGAAAAATGACTATGCCTGTCACATTTATCTTCTGTTAAATTTGATTTAGCCTAATCCATGTATCCATTTAATTCTTTGTTAACTCTTTGTGGGTTAAAAGATTGATGTGATTACTGTGTTGAAATTATATTGCATGACACGAAAAACCAcatttgttgaaaacaggaaTAAGCAAGCAGAGTTTAGTCATTATGCTAAGGAGCCCTTTGTTAGCAACTGAAACATTTCACCTTGCATGACCTTCTATCCACAAATGTTACTAAACCTGTTTTCAAGTACAGTGGGTCTCAAACAGAAAGGCATTCCTACTGAAAGTCAGTTACGTTTAGGGGAACAATTTCCTGGTGTTGGGCAATGCTCTAAATTTACACAAAATGTACACTCTTCTATTTCATAAGATGAGGCCTTTTGCTACTCAGCAGTACATGATGCACGATAAAAAacaagcctcacagagccatgGTTATGTAGTTGGGTGTGTAGTGGTGCAGGGTATGAGATGGAATCTCATAACAGCAATTACAATTAAAGCTTGGGTATTGTGGGAAAGTCAAAACTTGACTTCAGGCATTTTTCTGAGTCAATTTGGCGTatgtcaaaaatgtttgtttctttcattacGGGTTATATTGAATATTGATACACAGGTGATCTACAGTGAGGACAGGGAAATGGGTGTTTCACTTTTTTGGAATTAAGATTTAGTTTACTATTTTACTAACTATTTTCATGCATtgttataaagagtacagtctagacctctttttgtaaagtgtcatgagattacttttgttgtgttttggtgcaatataaataaaattgaattgaaaattgaattgtttTAGCCTTTGCTTTAGTTAAATAATGAAGAACAAGCTTGTCATTTATTCACTGCGAGTCCATTACAAACAAGTCCAACTGTGAAGCTTTTCATGCAGACAAGTCCAAACTACATTATCTACGTGAATGTCATCAACATGTAGGTGTGTCATTGTGTAAATAAAGCTCTTGCAAGGAGATATGACAATAACTGATGTACCTGATAAGCCATAATTTCATGGTGATTGCAGTCAACCATTACCAGCTTGTCAAGCCAGTTTTATGTGTCTTGTTTAGACTGTTGATGTTAACCAGCCTTATTTAATTTTACTTATGACAAATGTTTggcatataaaatatataattcataGATACAGTTACAGAGCCACAGACCACAGAGAATAAGTCAACTTTGATACTTCACAAATAGTTTTCTAAAAATGCTTTACATGCTTTACGGCCATGTTCTGTAAACATATCAAGATATACATTCCCTCAAACATATGTCTACCTACTATCTATGTCTGATGTCATTAATTACTGTAACATTATGCATAACTTATCATATCTATTTTCTATAAAACACTGATTCCTTGTGGTTTTAATATGGTAAATGAAGATATATATTTAAGGTTCTCTAAATGTGAATGACACTCACCTTTTGAATTCACAAAATGTGGAACTGCTGTATGGACAGTGAATACGCTGTTGACTTTCCAAACCCATAATATTTTTGTGTGATTTCTTGAACCTAAATAACGTTTAAATTCCCACTTATGGCTTCAACCAGAGAGTATGAGTTCGTCATGTACAGTGTCTCTAATAACCAAAATATTTAGAGGTTTCTCTTAATGGTGTTGGCCTCAATACACTGCAGAAATAATGGGTAACTGAATGATATCTGAACATCAATTACAATCTAAAGGCATTTGCCTCGAATTATTGTATTCCACTTGCAGGCACACTACACTCGCAGCACtaagaacagaaaaacacaattgtGTTTGCACCACtgaatacagtgtgtgttgtttacttGGGTCTGTAGCCAGCCTGGAGAAACCTGTGGTATGCAGACAGGATGCTGGGTGGGAGCTGTGGTTCCACCTGGAAGCCTTTATGAGGAAAGTCCCAAATTCTCTCCACCACGCCTAGACAACAAGgccagcaacaacaacaacacatgcatGAAATAGCATAGTTCATTTGCcattcacacacagtacacagtgatgGCATTAAAAGATGAGTGATAGACAGTGCCAAGCATGCCGCCAGTGGGGTGAAGTTATTCATATATGCCTAACTCAGATGAAGTCATGATAGCATGTGTGAGCTCCGTCAGGCCACTGATGCACAAAGACGGCAAAAACTCTTTGCTCCATGAAAGGCTGCTGCACCAGG
Encoded here:
- the LOC139288545 gene encoding LOW QUALITY PROTEIN: uncharacterized protein SCO4629-like (The sequence of the model RefSeq protein was modified relative to this genomic sequence to represent the inferred CDS: inserted 2 bases in 1 codon; substituted 2 bases at 2 genomic stop codons), giving the protein MTQMCVWTRRETDVFLDVALRLRVPRRNIFLEAEDXGENICSSHRVLKERDVPGGRSLAVQQPFMEQRVFAVFVHQWPDXELTHAIMTSSELGIYEXLHPTGGYAISCMCCCCCWPCCLGVVERIWDFPHKGFQVEPQLPPSILSAYHRFLQAGYRPK
- the cdh26.2 gene encoding cadherin-like protein 26 isoform X2, whose amino-acid sequence is METIHLRLFLMLCLGVHRSYSEILQRQKRNWIIDSFSIDEGYEGTFPYSLGIIEIEKDFTLFKIRGQGFDEEPKGVLKINEDTGEVTVHRPVDYEKFHIFKLTFQAFDKKKNTIDTQLGIEIQIIDSNDNPPKFDLERYEISIKESTSQGTDVITIQAHDVDSENNGKFDIYIVSVTPEPHDLIFQLTHINNTKTGSISFKGCLDHEKAEKYTIIVEAKDRGKRKQFSSSSTIVINIEDGNNHPPKITGLTGPGRVKEGKENVLVSRLQVTDKDTKGTAAWRAKYQIQGDTNNNFRITTDPETNEGLLYVEKYLDYEERPVKNLTISVENEIPSHSCQVVSRRATGLWEVVTKSGGATGTQTQGSSTRVTVTVEDVNEPPVFAKLNKQVMLGENVEQGWYLETFTATDPDITSTNTFVYIKGEDAADWVTVDPVTGRITTSQTVDRESPFVKDNIYKVTIYAVDNGKPPMTGTATLSIHITDENDNAPSLAVSTIDMCQSDGPSLANITALDLDEEPYGGPFRFKLLGEKGKWRVYPEQGFSANLVKENTVHSGHFELLLEVSDSQEKTAVHNLSVTVCNCLDTARPNCRLRKATGTAVGGGAFGIIFFAMLLLAGALLLVFLMSCKKQSTTIAMLDEVSEQHLMKCNTEIPGTDCQVDFEPLSPGHSKTGQQIQVISQVPAEKLMQSFAKKTTAAAVSQAHSELAVSKTEQQQRNYLHQSMGASSTMRTSHQDRNSMLRSIGASSTMRTSHQDRNSFYRSMGASSTMRTSHQDRNSMRRIGVSADSQEISVIKNGTLLKVLNTMLYSLQAPGEEQLDYAPHVYAEEGDTQNIYDLDAISISDIPFDPDLDLDQKFKFNTLASLCMPSETTAYSTKTSYAMEKQQLIQVESQNTKMKTQSHL
- the cdh26.2 gene encoding cadherin-like protein 26 isoform X1, which codes for METIHLRLFLMLCLGVHRSYSEILQRQKRNWIIDSFSIDEGYEGTFPYSLGIIEIEKDFTLFKIRGQGFDEEPKGVLKINEDTGEVTVHRPVDYEKFHIFKLTFQAFDKKKNTIDTQLGIEIQIIDSNDNPPKFDLERYEISIKESTSQGTDVITIQAHDVDSENNGKFDIYIVSVTPEPHDLIFQLTHINNTKTGSISFKGCLDHEKAEKYTIIVEAKDRGKRKQFSSSSTIVINIEDGNNHPPKITGLTGPGRVKEGKENVLVSRLQVTDKDTKGTAAWRAKYQIQGDTNNNFRITTDPETNEGLLYVEKYLDYEERPVKNLTISVENEIPSHSCQVVSRRATGLWEVVTKSGGATGTQTQGSSTRVTVTVEDVNEPPVFAKLNKQVMLGENVEQGWYLETFTATDPDITSTNTFVYIKGEDAADWVTVDPVTGRITTSQTVDRESPFVKDNIYKVTIYAVDNGKPPMTGTATLSIHITDENDNAPSLAVSTIDMCQSDGPSLANITALDLDEEPYGGPFRFKLLGEKGKWRVYPEQGFSANLVKENTVHSGHFELLLEVSDSQEKTAVHNLSVTVCNCLDTARPNCRLRKATGTAVGGGAFGIIFFAMLLLAGALLLVFLMSCKKQSTTIAMLDEVSEQHLMKCNTEIPGTDCQVDFEPLSPGHSKTGQQIQVISQVPAEKLMQSFAKKTTAAAVSQAHSELAVSKTEQQQRNYLHQSMGASSTMRTSHQDRNSMLRSIGASSTMRTSHQDRNSFYRSMGASSTMRTSHQDRNSFYRSMGASSTMRTSHQDRNSMRRIGVSADSQEISVIKNGTLLKVLNTMLYSLQAPGEEQLDYAPHVYAEEGDTQNIYDLDAISISDIPFDPDLDLDQKFKFNTLASLCMPSETTAYSTKTSYAMEKQQLIQVESQNTKMKTQSHL